A genomic window from Sorex araneus isolate mSorAra2 chromosome 2, mSorAra2.pri, whole genome shotgun sequence includes:
- the LOC129401888 gene encoding elongin-A-like, whose protein sequence is MQPEGQARPAPDATLDKLQAQLALLPRPAKLLKALTRLSALPPTAALLDDSRLSKALRRLRDYQQPAALAARLLDRWSPLLDAPAPAEAGTASPSKSRGRKRSREARAGGNCGQQEPTAPRADTPDAAEPAPQGPPRTVPPLRIKLTRLPSGARAAGTPTRCPRGHADSESQAPARLSREECLDYQPPPRKKQRTKSAQAGQEPRTQHAQGSGGGDDDDDDDDDHWALESADGPPARPEDPRPSTREDPQLATALSDSLACRPDPAPAPGDAGEAPLPHWDWGSFGQPSPPRQHEPDLAPCRVNAKTRVFAGSKRAHGPAVPSLRQLCTRLLQNHLDAIGPLPPASYSLLQPVLRSCSPDQLYRIETCNPGLVPHADHLWTAHCAQKFPTDTPRPGESWRDAYLRLQLAREQRLQALTLNFRSARLTKLQDARTKIVVFHGPTAKPFPLPKTPHVDPEEAIRHETEPHSAPAPTACQPEPRTNAPTSLPPAGLPEATSANPGPAASQRTQAFAKRKPNKPMPRLMAKSIKDFRTLLSRR, encoded by the coding sequence ATGcagccagaaggccaggcccgcCCGGCGCCGGACGCCACCCTGGACAAGCTGCAAGCTCAGCTGGCCCTCCTGCCCAGACCCGCCAAGCTCCTCAAGGCGCTGACCAGGCTCTCCGCGCTGCCGCCCACCGCCGCTCTCCTGGACGACTCCCGCCTCAGCAAGGCCCTCAGGCGCCTGCGCGACTACCAGCAGCCGGCCGCTCTGGCCGCACGCTTGCTGGACCGCTGGAGTCCGCTCCTGGACGCTCCGGCCCCAGCCGAAGCCGGCACCGCCAGCCCAAGCAAGAGCCGGGGCCGGAAGCGCTCCAGGGAGGCCCGAGCGGGAGGAAACTGCGGCCAGCAAGAGCCCACGGCCCCACGCGCGGACACACCGGACGCCGCAGAACCCGcgccccagggacccccgaggACCGTGCCtccgctgaggatcaaactcacacGCCTTCCTTCGGGGGCGAGGGCAGCGGGgacccccacccgctgcccccgCGGGCACGCAGACAGCGAGTCCCAGGCCCCCGCACGCCTGTCTCGGGAGGAGTGTCTCGACTACCAACCGCCACCCAGGAAAAAGCAAAGGACCAAGAGCGCACAGGCGGGGCAGGAGCCCCGCACCCAGCACGCTCAAGGGAGCGGGGGAggcgacgacgacgacgacgacgacgacgaccaCTGGGCCTTGGAGTCAGCCGacgggcccccagcccgcccagaGGACCCGCGGCCTTCCACACGCGAAGACCCCCAGCTGGCAACggccctctcggacagcctggcctgCCGGCCAGACCCCGCTCCCGCTCCGGGAGACGCGGGGGAGGCCCCGCTCCCGCACTGGGACTGGGGGTCCTTCGGGCAGCCTTCGCCCCCACGCCAGCACGAACCGGACTTGGCCCCGTGCAGAGTCAACGCCAAGACCCGCGTGTTCGCGGGCTCCAAGCGAGCCCACGGCCCCGCCGTGCCCAGCCTGCGCCAGCTCTGCACGCGCCTCCTGCAGAATCACCTGGATGCCATCGGCCCGCTGCCGCCCGCCTCCTACTCTCTTCTCCAGCCCGTCCTGCGCAGCTGCTCGCCGGATCAACTCTACCGCATCGAGACCTGCAACCCGGGCCTCGTGCCCCACGCAGACCACCTCTGGACGGCTCACTGTGCCCAGAAATTTCCCACGGACACGCCGAGACCGGGGGAATCCTGGCGCGACGCCTACCTGAGGCTTCAGCTGGCCAGAGAGCAGCGCCTCCAAGCTCTCACCCTCAATTTCCGCTCGGCCCGCCTCACCAAGTTGCAAGACGCCCGCACCAAGATCGTGGTCTTCCACGGCCCAACCGCAAAGCCCTTCCCACTACCGAAGACGCCCCACGTGGACCCCGAAGAAGCCATTCGGCACGAGACCGAGCcccactcagccccagcccccaccgcctGCCAGCCAGAGCCCCGCACCAacgcccccacctcccttcctccgGCGGGCCTGCCCGAGGCCACCTCAGCCAACCCAGGCCCTGCCGCTTCCCAACGCACGCAGGCCTTCGCCAAACGCAAACCCAACAAGCCAATGCCCCGCCTGATGGCCAAGTCCATCAAAGACTTCAGGACATTGCTCTCCCGGCGCTAA
- the LOC129401889 gene encoding elongin-A-like, whose amino-acid sequence MQPEGQARPAPDATLDKLQAQLALLPRPAKLLKALTRLSALPPTAALLDDSRLSKALRRLRDYQQPAALAARLLDRWSPLLDAPAPAEAGTASPSKSRGRKRSREARAGGNCGQQEPTAPRADTPDAAEPAPQGPPRTVPPLRIKLTRLPSGARAAGTPTRCPRGHADSESQAPARLSREECLDYQPPPRKKQRTKSAQAGQEPRTQHAQGSGGGDDDDDDDDDHWALESADGPPARPEDPRPSTREDPQLATALSDSLACRPDPAPAPGDAGEAPLPHWDWGSFGQPSPPRQHEPDLAPCRVNAKTRVFAGSKRAHGPAVPSLRQLCTRLLQNHLDAIGPLPPASYSLLQPVLRSCSPDQLYRIETCNPGLVPHADHLWKAHCAQKFPTDTPRPGESWRDAYLRLQLAREQRLQALTLNFRSARLTKLQDARTKIVVFHGPTAKPFPLPKTPHVDPEEAIRHETEPHSAPAPTACQPEPRTNAPTSLPPAGLPEATSANPGPAASQRTQAFAKRKPNKPMPRLMAKSIKDFRTLLSRR is encoded by the coding sequence ATGcagccagaaggccaggcccgcCCGGCGCCGGACGCCACCCTGGACAAGCTGCAAGCTCAGCTGGCCCTCCTGCCCAGACCCGCCAAGCTCCTCAAGGCGCTGACCAGGCTCTCCGCGCTGCCGCCCACCGCCGCTCTCCTGGACGACTCCCGCCTCAGCAAGGCCCTCAGGCGCCTGCGCGACTACCAGCAGCCGGCCGCTCTGGCCGCACGCTTGCTGGACCGCTGGAGTCCGCTCCTGGACGCTCCGGCCCCAGCCGAAGCCGGCACCGCCAGCCCAAGCAAGAGCCGGGGCCGGAAGCGCTCCAGGGAGGCCCGAGCGGGAGGAAACTGCGGCCAGCAAGAGCCCACGGCCCCACGCGCGGACACACCGGACGCCGCAGAACCCGcgccccagggacccccgaggACCGTGCCtccgctgaggatcaaactcacacGCCTTCCTTCGGGGGCGAGGGCAGCGGGgacccccacccgctgcccccgCGGGCACGCAGACAGCGAGTCCCAGGCCCCCGCACGCCTGTCTCGGGAGGAGTGTCTCGACTACCAACCGCCACCCAGGAAAAAGCAAAGGACCAAGAGCGCACAGGCGGGGCAGGAGCCCCGCACCCAGCACGCTCAAGGGAGTGGGGGAggcgacgacgacgacgacgacgacgatgacCACTGGGCCTTGGAGTCAGCCGacgggcccccagcccgcccagaGGACCCGCGGCCTTCCACACGCGAAGACCCCCAGCTGGCAACggccctctcggacagcctggcctgCCGGCCAGACCCCGCTCCCGCTCCGGGAGACGCGGGGGAGGCCCCGCTCCCGCACTGGGACTGGGGGTCCTTCGGGCAGCCTTCGCCCCCACGCCAGCACGAACCGGACTTGGCCCCGTGCAGAGTCAACGCCAAGACCCGCGTGTTCGCGGGCTCCAAGCGAGCCCACGGCCCCGCCGTGCCCAGCCTGCGCCAGCTCTGCACGCGCCTCCTGCAGAATCACCTGGATGCCATCGGCCCGCTGCCGCCCGCCTCCTACTCTCTTCTCCAGCCCGTCCTGCGCAGCTGCTCGCCGGATCAACTCTACCGCATCGAGACCTGCAACCCGGGCCTCGTGCCCCACGCAGACCACCTCTGGAAGGCTCACTGTGCCCAGAAATTTCCCACGGACACGCCGAGACCGGGGGAATCCTGGCGCGACGCCTACCTGAGGCTTCAGCTGGCCAGAGAGCAGCGCCTCCAAGCTCTCACCCTCAATTTCCGCTCGGCCCGCCTCACCAAGTTGCAAGACGCCCGCACCAAGATCGTGGTCTTCCACGGCCCAACCGCAAAGCCCTTCCCACTACCGAAGACGCCCCACGTGGACCCCGAAGAAGCCATTCGGCACGAGACCGAGCcccactcagccccagcccccaccgcctGCCAGCCAGAGCCCCGCACCAacgcccccacctcccttcctccgGCGGGCCTGCCCGAGGCCACCTCGGCCAACCCAGGCCCTGCCGCTTCCCAACGCACGCAGGCCTTCGCCAAACGCAAACCCAACAAGCCAATGCCCCGCCTGATGGCCAAGTCCATCAAAGACTTCAGGACATTGCTCTCCCGGCGCTAA
- the LOC129401890 gene encoding elongin-A-like — translation MQPEGQARPAPDATLDKLQAQLALLPRPAKLLKALTRLSALPPTAALLDDSRLSKALRRLRDYQQPAALAARLLDRWSPLLDAPAPAEAGTASPSKSRGRKRSREARAGGNCGQQEPTAPRADTPDAAEPAPQGPPRTVPPLRIKLTRLPSGARAAGTPTRCPRGHADSESQAPARLSREECLDYQPPPRKKQRTKSAQAGQEPRTQHAQGSGGGDDDDDDDHWALESADGPPARPEDPRPSTREDPQLATALSDSLACRPDPAPAPGDAGEAPLPHWDWGSFGQPSPPRQHEPDLAPCRVNAKTRVFAGSKRAHGPAVPSLRQLCTRLLQNHLDAIGPLPPASYSLLQPVLRSCSPDQLYRIETCNPGLVPHADHLWKAHCAQKFPTDTPRPGESWRDAYLRLQLAREQRLQALTLNFRSARLTKLQDARTKIVVFHGPTAKPFPLPKTPHVDPEEAIRHETEPHSAPAPTACQPEPRTNAPTSLPPAGLPEATSANPGPAASQRTQAFAKRKPNKPMPRLMAKSIKDFRTLLSRR, via the coding sequence ATGcagccagaaggccaggcccgcCCGGCGCCGGACGCCACCCTGGACAAGCTGCAAGCTCAGCTGGCCCTCCTGCCCAGACCCGCCAAGCTCCTCAAGGCGCTGACCAGGCTCTCCGCGCTGCCGCCCACCGCCGCTCTCCTGGACGACTCCCGCCTCAGCAAGGCCCTCAGGCGCCTGCGCGACTACCAGCAGCCGGCCGCTCTGGCCGCACGCTTGCTGGACCGCTGGAGTCCGCTCCTGGACGCTCCGGCCCCAGCCGAAGCCGGCACCGCCAGCCCAAGCAAGAGCCGGGGCCGGAAGCGCTCCAGGGAGGCCCGAGCGGGAGGAAACTGCGGCCAGCAAGAGCCCACGGCCCCACGCGCGGACACACCGGACGCCGCAGAACCCGcgccccagggacccccgaggACCGTGCCtccgctgaggatcaaactcacacGCCTTCCTTCGGGGGCGAGGGCAGCGGGgacccccacccgctgcccccgCGGGCACGCAGACAGCGAGTCCCAGGCCCCCGCACGCCTGTCTCGGGAGGAGTGTCTCGACTACCAACCGCCACCCAGGAAAAAGCAAAGGACCAAGAGCGCACAGGCGGGGCAGGAGCCCCGCACCCAGCACGCTCAAGGGAGCGGGGGAggcgacgacgacgacgacgatgacCACTGGGCCTTGGAGTCAGCCGacgggcccccagcccgcccagaGGACCCGCGGCCTTCCACACGCGAAGACCCCCAGCTGGCAACggccctctcggacagcctggcctgCCGGCCAGACCCCGCTCCCGCTCCGGGAGACGCGGGGGAGGCCCCGCTCCCGCACTGGGACTGGGGGTCCTTCGGGCAGCCTTCGCCCCCACGCCAGCACGAACCGGACTTGGCCCCGTGCAGAGTCAACGCCAAGACCCGCGTGTTCGCGGGCTCCAAGCGAGCCCACGGCCCCGCCGTGCCCAGCCTGCGCCAGCTCTGCACGCGCCTCCTGCAGAATCACCTGGATGCCATCGGCCCGCTGCCGCCCGCCTCCTACTCTCTTCTCCAGCCCGTCCTGCGCAGCTGCTCGCCGGATCAACTCTACCGCATCGAGACCTGCAACCCGGGCCTCGTGCCCCACGCAGACCACCTCTGGAAGGCTCACTGTGCCCAGAAATTTCCCACGGACACGCCGAGACCGGGGGAATCCTGGCGCGACGCCTACCTGAGGCTTCAGCTGGCCAGAGAGCAGCGCCTCCAAGCTCTCACCCTCAATTTCCGCTCGGCCCGCCTCACCAAGTTGCAAGACGCCCGCACCAAGATCGTGGTCTTCCACGGCCCAACCGCAAAGCCCTTCCCACTACCGAAGACGCCCCACGTGGACCCCGAAGAAGCCATTCGGCACGAGACCGAGCcccactcagccccagcccccaccgcctGCCAGCCAGAGCCCCGCACCAacgcccccacctcccttcctccgGCGGGCCTGCCCGAGGCCACCTCGGCCAACCCAGGCCCTGCCGCTTCCCAACGCACGCAGGCCTTCGCCAAACGCAAACCCAACAAGCCAATGCCCCGCCTGATGGCCAAGTCCATCAAAGACTTCAGGACATTGCTCTCCCGGCGCTAA
- the LOC129401891 gene encoding elongin-A-like, which translates to MQPEGQARPAPDATLDKLQAQLALLPRPAKLLKALTRLSALPPTAALLDDSRLSKALRRLRDYQQPAALAARLLDRWSPLLVAPAPAEAGTASPSKSRGRKRSREARAGGNCGQQEPTAPRADTPDAAEPAPQGPPRTVPPLRIKLTRLPSGARAAGTPTRCPRGHADSESQAPARLSWEECLDYQPPPRKKQRTKSAQAGQEPRTQHAQGSGGGDDDDDDDDHWALESADGPPARPEDPRPSTREDPQLATALSDSLACRPDPAPAPGDAGEAPLPHWDWGSFGQPSPPRQHEPDLAPCRVNAKTRVFAGSKRAHGPAVPSLRQLCTRLLQNHLDAIGPLPPASYSLLQPVLRSCSPDQLYRIETCNPGLVPHADHLWKAHCAQKFPTDTPRPGESWRDAYLRLQLAREQRLQALTLNFRSARLTKLQDARTKIVVFHGPTAKPFPLPKTPHVDPEEAIRHEAEPHSAPAPTACQPEPRRNAPTSLPPAGLPEATSANPGPAASQRTQAFAKRKPNKPMPRLMAKSIKDFRTLLSRR; encoded by the coding sequence ATGcagccagaaggccaggcccgcCCGGCGCCGGACGCCACCCTGGACAAGCTGCAAGCTCAGCTGGCCCTCCTGCCCAGACCCGCCAAGCTCCTCAAGGCGCTGACCAGGCTCTCCGCGCTGCCGCCCACCGCCGCTCTCCTGGACGACTCCCGCCTCAGCAAGGCCCTCAGGCGCCTGCGCGACTACCAGCAGCCGGCCGCTCTGGCCGCACGCTTGCTGGACCGCTGGAGTCCGCTCCtggtcgctccggccccagccgaAGCCGGCACCGCCAGCCCAAGCAAGAGCCGCGGCCGGAAGCGCTCCAGGGAGGCCCGAGCGGGAGGAAACTGCGGCCAGCAAGAGCCCACGGCCCCACGCGCGGACACACCGGACGCCGCAGAACCCGcgccccagggacccccgaggACCGTGCCtccgctgaggatcaaactcacacGCCTTCCTTCGGGGGCGAGGGCAGCGGGgacccccacccgctgcccccgCGGGCACGCAGACAGCGAGTCCCAGGCCCCCGCACGCCTGTCTTGGGAGGAGTGTCTCGACTACCAACCGCCACCCAGGAAAAAGCAAAGGACCAAGAGCGCACAGGCGGGGCAGGAGCCCCGCACCCAGCATGCTCAAGGGAGCGGGGGAggcgacgacgacgacgacgacgacgaccaCTGGGCCTTGGAGTCAGCCGacgggcccccagcccgcccagaGGACCCGCGGCCTTCCACACGCGAAGACCCCCAGCTGGCAACggccctctcggacagcctggcctgCCGGCCAGACCCCGCTCCCGCTCCGGGAGACGCGGGGGAGGCCCCGCTCCCGCACTGGGACTGGGGGTCCTTCGGGCAGCCTTCGCCCCCACGCCAGCACGAACCGGACTTGGCCCCGTGCAGAGTCAACGCCAAGACCCGCGTGTTCGCGGGCTCCAAGCGAGCCCACGGCCCCGCCGTGCCCAGCCTGCGCCAGCTCTGCACGCGCCTCCTGCAGAATCACCTGGATGCCATCGGCCCGCTGCCGCCCGCCTCCTACTCTCTTCTCCAGCCCGTCCTGCGCAGCTGCTCGCCGGATCAACTCTACCGCATCGAGACCTGCAACCCGGGCCTCGTGCCCCACGCAGACCACCTCTGGAAGGCTCACTGTGCCCAGAAATTTCCCACGGACACGCCGAGACCGGGGGAATCCTGGCGCGACGCCTACCTGAGGCTTCAGCTGGCCAGAGAGCAGCGCCTCCAAGCTCTCACCCTCAATTTCCGCTCGGCCCGCCTCACCAAGTTGCAAGACGCCCGCACCAAGATCGTGGTCTTCCACGGCCCAACCGCAAAGCCCTTCCCACTACCGAAGACGCCCCACGTGGACCCCGAAGAAGCCATTCGGCACGAGGCCGAGCcccactcagccccagcccccaccgcctGCCAGCCAGAGCCCCGCAGAAacgcccccacctcccttcctccgGCGGGCCTGCCCGAGGCCACCTCGGCCAACCCAGGCCCTGCCGCTTCCCAACGCACGCAGGCCTTCGCCAAACGCAAACCCAACAAGCCAATGCCCCGCCTGATGGCCAAGTCCATCAAAGACTTCAGGACATTGCTCTCCCGGCGCTAA